Proteins encoded in a region of the Pelmatolapia mariae isolate MD_Pm_ZW linkage group LG16_19, Pm_UMD_F_2, whole genome shotgun sequence genome:
- the zgc:162944 gene encoding glutamine amidotransferase-like class 1 domain-containing protein 3, mitochondrial translates to MLSLLQHCGRNLLTARTLQTVSSSYYSAQMGKRVAVVLAGCGVYDGSEIHEASAVLVHLSRGGATVNMFAPNIDQMHVVDHLKGAPSQEKRNVLVESARLARGNIQDLSKLSVKQHDAVIFPGGFGAAKNLCTWAVQGKDCSVNDEVKAALQAFHSEGKPIGLCCISPVLAAKVIPGCEVTVGIEKDDKYPDTADTAAAINQLGCKHVSKGVGESHVDEKNKLVTTCAFMCNAPIHEIFDGIGSMVQGVLKLA, encoded by the exons ATGCTCAGCCTTCTGCAGCACTGTGGTCGCAACTTACTGACAGCTAGGACCCTCCAGACCGTGAGCAGCAGTTATTATTCAGCGCAGATGGGCAAACGCGTGGCTGTGGTGCTGGCGGGCTGCGGCGTCTATGACGGCAGCGAGATCCACGAGGCCTCCGCTGTTTTGGTCCATCTGAGCAGAGGGGGTGCGACT GTGAACATGTTCGCACCCAATATTGACCAGATGCATGTGGTAGATCACCTGAAAGGTGCACCTTCTCAGGAAAAGAGGAATGTGCTGGTGGAGAGCGCAAGGCTGGCCCGTGGAAACATCCAGGATCTGTCTAAGCTCAGCGTGAAACAGCACGACGCTGTTATTTTCCCAG GCGGCTTTGGAGCTGCGAAGAATCTCTGTACGTGGGCAGTACAGGGCAAGGACTGCTCTGTAAATGACGAGGTCAAGGCTGCTCTGCAGGCGTTCCACAGCGAAGGCAAACCCATCGGCCTCTGCTGCATCTCACCTGTGCTGGCTGCCAAAGTGATCCCCGGGTGCGAGGTCACCGTCGGCATTGAAAAGGATGACAA GTATCCAGACACCGCTGACACTGCAGCGGCCATCAACCAGCTGGGCTGCAAGCACGTGAGCAAGGGCGTCGGCGAGAGCCACGTGGACGAAAAGAACAAGCTGGTCACCACCTGTGCCTTCATGTGCAACGCTCCGATCCACGAGATATTTGACGGAATCGGATCGATGGTGCAGGGCGTCCTGAAACTCGCCTGA
- the acod1 gene encoding LOW QUALITY PROTEIN: cis-aconitate decarboxylase (The sequence of the model RefSeq protein was modified relative to this genomic sequence to represent the inferred CDS: substituted 2 bases at 2 genomic stop codons): MLRKLAPCNVFQGITESFGAAIHALNTSQLTDGVINRSKRMMLDTLGVGLLGTRTAVFNKALKYSQLFTSRERSSVWGKSDIILPPHYAAFVNGIAVHSMDFDDTWHPATHPSGAVLPALLALAETLPSQPSGLDLLLAFNVGIEVQGRLMRFSKEAYNIPERWISDFSXSESLCQAXVNLIVLLLRFHPPSVVGVMGSAAASAKLLGLTPEQCSHALAIAASSAGAPLANAATQTKPLHIGNAARRGLEAARLAQIGLKGNPAILDLDRGLGVYYKDYSPSAMADSAVRAYKWILEDQDVAFKRIPAHLGMHWVVDAALAAREKLQNAVGKFDLSQIRHVTLRVPPSKYVNCPLPATEHQARHSFQFNACTALLDNKVTVESFGDAHIGRSALKELLGKVSLETPEDNLPSFDKMYCEVEIATHQGLSYTARCDTFYGHWRKPLTLKHLVEKFSVNASSVLCTEGVEGVIDVIGNIERVAECSILGSYLRMTSNQERLDRMRIL; this comes from the exons ATGCTTCGCAAG CTAGCCccgtgtaatgtttttcagggTATCACAGAGAGCTTTGGAGCTGCGATCCATGCCCTCAACACCTCACAGCTGACAGATGGTGTGATTAACAGGAGCAAAAGGATGATGCTGGACACCCTCGGTGTCGGACTATTAGGAACCAGAACAGCTGTCTTCAATAAGGCTCTGAAGTACAGTCAG TTGTTCACATCGCGGGAAAGGAGCAGCGTTTGGGGTAAATCGGACATAATTCTGCCTCCTCATTACGCTGCATTTGTTAATGGCATTGCT GTTCACTCCATGGACTTTGACGACACTTGGCACCCTGCGACTCATCCCTCGGGCGCCGTCCTACCTGCACTGCTGGCCCTGGCAGAGACACTTCCCAGCCAGCCCTCTGGTCTAGATCTCCTGCTAGCCTTCAATGTTGGCATTGAAGTTCAGGGCAGACTGATGAGGTTCTCCAAAGAAGCCTACAACATCCCTGAAAG GTGGAT CAGTGATTTCAGTTAATCAGAATCACTATGTCAGGCTTGAGTAAATCTTATTGTTTTGCTTCTCAGATTCCACCCTCCCAGTGTTGTTGGAGTGATGGGCAGCGCTGCAGCCTCGGCTAAGCTCCTCGGTCTGACCCCTGAACAGTGCAGTCATGCTCTTGCCATAGCAGCCTCCTCTGCCGGGGCGCCTTTAGCCAATGCTGCCACACAGACCAAACCTCTCCACATTGGAAACGCTGCTCGGAGAGGCCTAGAGGCCGCTCGGCTGGCCCAGATAGGACTGAAGGGAAATCCAGCCATACTGGATTTGGACAGAGGGCTTGGTGTTTACTACAAAGACTACAGTCCCTCCGCTATGGCGGATTCTGCTGTGAGAGCATATAAATGGATTCTGGAAGATCAGGACGTGGCATTCAAACGCATCCCCGCTCACCTCGGGATGCACTGGGTTGTCGATGCAGCTCTGGCAGCCCGGGAAAAGCTCCAAAACGCAGTCGGCAAATTTGACCTCAGCCAGATCCGGCATGTCACACTTCGGGTGCCTCCATCCAAGTACGTTAACTGCCCGTTACCTGCCACAGAGCACCAAGCCAGGCACTCGTTCCAGTTCAACGCCTGCACCGCGCTGCTGGATAACAAGGTGACCGTGGAGTCTTTCGGCGACGCTCATATCGGCCGATCCGCTCTGAAGGAGCTCCTGGGCAAAGTCAGCTTGGAGACGCCGGAAGATAACCTGCCCAGTTTTGACAAGATGTACTGCGAGGTCGAGATAGCGACGCACCAGGGGCTGAGCTACACAGCCAGATGTGACACTTTCTACGGCCACTGGAGGAAGCCTCTGACTCTGAAGCACCTGGTGGAGAAGTTCAGTGTGAATGCTTCGTCTGTGCTGTGCACAGAGGGAGTGGAGGGGGTCATTGATGTTATAGGAAACATTGAAAGGGTGGCAGAGTGCTCAATATTGGGTTCATATCTGAGAATGACAAGTAATCAAGAGCGCCTTGACAGAATGAGGATTTTGTAA
- the kctd12.1 gene encoding BTB/POZ domain-containing protein KCTD12.1: MALADTERGVSSCGDSGAQFSEIIELNVGGQVYVTRHKTLIAVPDSLLWNMFSKKSPKELARDSKGRFFLDRDGFLFRYILDYLRDLNLVLPDYFPEKSRLQREADFFQLRDLAKRLSPRVSKENSISEEISQSDTEDGGQQCGSSGGLETLRTMSVSGAMRSPSLDSRKSGYITIGYRGSYTIGRDIQTDAKFRRVARITVCGKTSLAKEVFGDTLNESRDPDRPPERYTSRYYLKYNFLEQAFDKLTEAGFHMVACSSTGTCAYTSNDPNEDKIWTSYTEYVFCRE, from the coding sequence ATGGCACTGGCCGACACAGAGCGCGGAGTGTCCAGCTGCGGGGATTCGGGCGCCCAGTTTTCCGAGATCATCGAGCTGAATGTCGGCGGACAGGTTTATGTCACCAGACACAAAACTCTGATCGCCGTCCCAGACTCACTCTTGTGGAACATGTTCAGCAAGAAGTCACCCAAGGAGTTGGCGAGAGACAGCAAAGGGCGCTTCTTCTTGGACAGGGATGGGTTCTTGTTCCGCTACATCCTCGACTATCTCCGAGACCTCAACTTGGTCCTCCCGGACTACTTCCCCGAGAAAAGTCGGCTGCAGAGGGAGGCTGACTTTTTCCAGCTGCGGGACCTCGCAAAACGCCTCAGTCCCCGGGTGAGTAAAGAGAATTCAATCAGTGAGGAGATCAGCCAGAGCGACACAGAAGACGGCGGGCAGCAGTGCGGCTCCTCCGGCGGCTTGGAGACTTTACGCACCATGTCTGTCAGCGGAGCCATGCGCTCCCCGTCTCTGGACTCTAGAAAGTCCGGCTACATCACGATAGGATACCGCGGCTCGTACACTATTGGCAGAGACATCCAAACCGATGCTAAGTTCAGGAGAGTGGCGCGCATCACAGTTTGCGGTAAGACCTCTCTGGCCAAAGAAGTGTTTGGGGACACGCTGAATGAGAGCAGAGACCCGGACAGGCCCCCTGAGAGATACACATCCCGGTACTATCTCAAGTATAATTTTCTAGAGCAGGCATTTGACAAGCTGACAGAAGCGGGCTTCCACATGGTGGCCTGCAGCTCCACAGGCACCTGTGCCTACACCAGCAACGATCCCAATGAGGACAAAATTTGGACAAGCTACACTGAATACGTTTTCTGTCGGGAATAA